The Panthera uncia isolate 11264 chromosome B3 unlocalized genomic scaffold, Puncia_PCG_1.0 HiC_scaffold_1, whole genome shotgun sequence genome segment GTTTACTAAGTTCCTCACATGTAGAACCAGAAACCAGAAGTTCGTgttacttttgaaattaaaatttaaatgtataaggAAAGACCTAAGTTCAAATAATCAATAGGATGATTCAAATAATGCTCTTTATTACAACCATTTTGAAAAGCTTCACTGCTAATAGGTTATGAAACTTTGGAATACACACTGtatggttttattaaaaataagaaatacattctCTGGTCACTTAAGtagaaattgtttatattttagataacatTCAGTCATCCGGGCCTAGACATTCAGGGCAGAAGTATAGAATATGTACAACGGCAAATATCCAAGGAATGTGGAAGCCTAAAGTCCCAAAATAGGGTAAGTAATCTTAGCTTATCTCCTATTGTGGGATACAACTAATTAACACATAAGTGAAATTTTTTAGTCCTTTTAATTCTCCATGTAGCTGAATTATACTATAAAATCTTTCGTGTGTTAATTTGCTACATGCATGTTTATAGAACACTATTACTTAAATTCCATCCAAATTTCTGGTTTGACTGTAGGAATTGCCACTGTGTATTTATCACTGGATAAAGCCAAGAGAAATTGTGTATTGTTAATTTAATGGACTGTATCCATCATTCCACCGTTAGCCCAGACCTGGAGGGTTTTTTAGCCCCGGTTCCAAATATCTTGAGAATGGAAGTTTGTCTCAACCTGAGTCAGGTGCTTACCTGTAGATGGTCACTGTGTCCAGGGACTGGGCATAGGCATAGGAGAAACAAATGTGACTACTAGAAGCCCACTTGTATAGGTAAAGGAAAAGGTCATTTTGATTTAGACACCATTTGATTTATCCCCAGAAAGATTTAACCTGCTCCCTGGCCTCAGGAAGATAATCTACCCAGAAAGGAGGAGTAGAGAGTGAGAATAAGTAGGTGTGGGTGTCCTGTGTTTCAAGTGACTCGTATAACCAAGCTATATACATGTATGTCTTTGTATTCGTTTGCTAGGGCTATCATAACAAAATTGACTGAGTGgcttgaaaaacaaatactgattttctcatagttctggaaactggaagtcCAAAATGAAGATGTTGGCACATTTGGTTTCTTCCCAGCCTTCTCTTTCTGTACCTtttggctgtgtcctcacatggtcttttgtACACCCACACATCTCTGGTGCCTCCTCTCCCtgtatgtccaaatttcctttcttagaaggataccagtcagattggattaagaCCCACCTTAATTAAGGATCTGTTTTAATGTAATCACCTTTTAAAGGCCCTGCATCCAAATGTAGTCACATTGTGAAGTACTGGGGGTTGAGGTCTCggcatatgaattttgagagtGCACAAGTAGCCCATAACATTGCACACTCTGGTTCCTCACATTCATCCCATTACAACAGCCCAAAAGTCTGAACCCCTTGTAGCGTCAATTCTAAATCCTACATCTTGTCTAAGTCAAGTGTGGGTGAGACTCAAGGTATGATTTGTCCTAAGGCAGAATTCCTCTCTACCTGTAAAACAAGACACCTGTAAAACAAGACACAAATTACCTGCTTCCAAAATACCATGATGGAAAAGGCATACAATAGatacttcttttgaaaagtggtaaattttagaaagaagaaagcagtcATGAGTCCTAAGCAAGTCTAAAACCTGGCAGGGCAAATTCTGTGAGATTTTAAGGTGTGAAAATAATCCTCTTAGGCTTTGGCTCAATGCTTTGACCTATGTGCCTACCACAGTGGTGACCCCATCTCCTTGGCAGTGTGTGATAAACTCATACCAAAGGCTCTAGGTTTCCTGGCCCACTGCAACTGAGGAATTGGCTTTGCCATATGGAATTGAGGAGAGAGACTTACCTTTGGGGTcgttcttccctttttttaaaggataacaCATGTTTTCAGTTAGATAGCTGTATTTGCCAGTCCTGTAAATCCTTGATGTCCAGTAGCCTTTCTTCATTTCATCCTACCTCTCTTCCCTTTAGTCCAACATGGCAGCATTTCAGTTGAGATGGTTGGTTGGATTTGGCAATCACACCCATAATCTCTTTATTATGTGATGGATCAGCATACCTTTGCATGCTTTCTAAATTTTTGCACTATCCATAGGCTGAGAATTTTCTGACTCTTCAAGATCTGCCTTCTTTTTgcttcaaaatttctatttcaatttATCCCTTTCCTCTTACATTTTGCTGTTAGCAGCAAGGAGTAACTAGGCACCTTCAGCACTTTGCTTAGGAATCTCTGCTAAATACCCAAGTCTATCACTCACAAGTTCTATATTCCGCAAAACAGTAACGTACAGTCCATCCACATTCTTCACCCAATTTGTAACGTGGATCGCCTTTCCCCAGTGTCCAATAATGTGTTCTTCATTTCCGTCTGAGCCTTCACCAGAAGCATGTTTGACGGCCATATTTCAACCAACAGTCTGTTCAAGGCTTTTTGTAACATACACCTCAAAACTTTTAGCCTTTACCCATTACCCAGTTCCAAAGGCATttccacatttttaggtatttgttaacAACAACACTCCAATTCTTggtactaaaatttatatgagtcagggttctccagagaaacggaACCAACTAGTTGTGTTATGTACAcacagagagatttattttagggaattggctcatgcaatagTGGAGGTACATATGCAAAATATGCAGGTAGGCTATCAGGCttgagacccagggaagagttgcagTCCCCATCTAAAGGTAGAATTCTGCTAGGGGAATTCCATCTTGCTTGGGCGGTGCGAGGCAGGGGGCGGTCAGCATTTATACTATTAAGGCCTTCAGCTAATTGGTGAGGTCTGCCTATGCCCTGGAAGATAATCTGTTTCCCTCATAGTCCACCAATTTAAAGATTAATCTCATCCAAGAAACATAAACATCCAAaataatgtttgatcaaatatTTGGGCACGCAGCCTAGccaaattgacatataaaattaaccttCACAGTTATTACTGCAGttttcatctctttcctttttaggTCCCTTTGAAATCAATCCGACATGTCAGCTTTCAAGATGAGGATGAGATTGTCAGGATAAACCCTCGAGATATCTTAATACGTCGTTATGCAGACTACAGACATCCTGACATGTGGAAAAATGACTTAGAGAGAGATGATACTGATTCCAGTATTCAATTTTCTAAACCAGACAGTAAAAAATCAGACTATCTGTACTCTTGTGGGGATGAGACTAAGTTAAGTTCACTCAAAGACTCTGTGGTATTTAAGGCACAGCCTTcctcattaaaatttaagaagtcAAAACGAAGAAAAGAAGATGGTGAACGTTCCCGCTGCGTATACTGCCAGGAAAGGTTTAATCATGAAGAAAATGGCAGGGGAAAATGTCAGGATGCTCCAGACCCTATTAAAAGATGCATATATCAAGTTAGTTGCATGCTCTGTGCAGAGAGCATGTTATATCATTGTATGTCAGACTCAGAGGGAGATTTTTCTGATCCCTGTTCATGTGACACTAGTGATGACAAGTTCTGCTTACGATGGTTAGCCCTAGTAGCTTTGTCTTTCATTGTACCATGTATGTGCTGCTATGTCCCTTTGAGAATGTGCCATCGTTGTGGTGAGGCGTGTGGGTGCTGTGGCGGGAAACATAAAGCTGCTGGATG includes the following:
- the SPRED1 gene encoding sprouty-related, EVH1 domain-containing protein 1 isoform X1 is translated as MSEETATSDNDNSYARVRAVVMTRDDSSGGWLPLGGSGLSCVTVFKVPHQEENGCADFFIRGERLRDKMVVLECMLKKDLIYNKVTPTFHHWKIDDKKFGLTFQSPADARAFDRGIRRAIEDISQGCPTFKNEAEGVEDDLQATEEDTSSSLVKDHLFQQETVVTSEPYRISRPSAFEGLDARRVYLQSQASQITFSHPGLDIQGRSIEYVQRQISKECGSLKSQNRVPLKSIRHVSFQDEDEIVRINPRDILIRRYADYRHPDMWKNDLERDDTDSSIQFSKPDSKKSDYLYSCGDETKLSSLKDSVVFKAQPSSLKFKKSKRRKEDGERSRCVYCQERFNHEENGRGKCQDAPDPIKRCIYQVSCMLCAESMLYHCMSDSEGDFSDPCSCDTSDDKFCLRWLALVALSFIVPCMCCYVPLRMCHRCGEACGCCGGKHKAAG
- the SPRED1 gene encoding sprouty-related, EVH1 domain-containing protein 1 isoform X2, producing MSEETATSDNDNSYARVRAVVMTRDDSSGGWLPLGGSGLSCVTVFKVPHQEENGCADFFIRGERLRDKMVVLECMLKKDLIYNKVTPTFHHWKIDDKKFGLTFQSPADARAFDRGIRRAIEDISQGCPTFKNEAEGVEDDLQITFSHPGLDIQGRSIEYVQRQISKECGSLKSQNRVPLKSIRHVSFQDEDEIVRINPRDILIRRYADYRHPDMWKNDLERDDTDSSIQFSKPDSKKSDYLYSCGDETKLSSLKDSVVFKAQPSSLKFKKSKRRKEDGERSRCVYCQERFNHEENGRGKCQDAPDPIKRCIYQVSCMLCAESMLYHCMSDSEGDFSDPCSCDTSDDKFCLRWLALVALSFIVPCMCCYVPLRMCHRCGEACGCCGGKHKAAG